CTGGTGGGCTTTGTTTGCAGTCGTTGGTTGGAATTGGAGTGAAACATATGAATGAATTTATGAAGGACATACTACAAGATTGGCAAATCAATCAAGACACAAGCTTGAAATCCCGTCTCATATTATTAATGTTTCGGATAGCACAAAAGCTTGATTATTTACCAACTCCCTTGTCTTGGATTTCCAAGTTTTACGCTGGTATATATCTATTCATTGTTGATTGGATATTAGGTGTTGAACTGCCCTGGGATACCCAAGTAGGAAAAAAAATAAAACTGCATCATGCGCGGGGATTAGTTATCAATCGTGAGACCATAATTGGGAACAATTGTATTCTCAGACATTCTACAACAATAGGGAACAAAAAACTTCTAGATGGGTCAATCAGTGGTTCACCAAAAATAGGCAATAATGTAGATATTGGAGCAAATGTTGTCATTCTCGGTGAAATTACAATTGGCGATAACGCAGTCATTGGAGCTGGTTCTGTTGTTGTCAAAGATGTTCCCAAAAACGCTGTCGTTGCAGGCAATCCGGCAAAAATAATTCGTATGCAAAATAAAAAATTGTTAGTGGTTAGTTGACTAATTAACAACCAACAACTAACAACTAACAACCAACAACTAACAACCAAAAATCTATGCCAAAAATTTCTGTTGTGATTCCAGCATACAATTCGATGCAATATCTCCCAGAAACTCTGGAGAGTGTTTTGCAGCAAACCTTTACCGACTTTGAAGTCTTAATTATTAATGATGGGAGTTCTGACAATATAATTCAATGGGCTTCTGAGATAACCGATCCGCGAGTGAAATTGATTTCTCAAAAAAACCAAGGCGTATCGGTTGCTCGTAACACGGGTATTGCCCAATCTCAAGGAGAATATATAGCATTCTTGGATGCTGATGATTTATGGGAGCAAACCAAACTAGAAAAGCAAGTCCGTTATTTGGATGAGAATCCAGAGGTGGGTTTGGTACATACGAGTATGGCTTTAGTCGATCGCAATGGCAAATCTACAGGAAGAGTTATGACTTCTGTTGCAGAAGGAGAAGTCTGGAAGGAACTTGTTGAGTCGAATAAAATAGCTTGTTCTTCAGTGATGGTTCGTCGCCGTTGTTTGGAAAAAGTAGGAGGATTTGAACCAAATTTACATTTTGCTGAAGATTGGGATTTGTGGATTCGTATCTCCTCTCATTATTCTTTTGCCGTTCTCAAAGAACCTCTTTATTACTATCGACAAATTCCTACTAGTTTGTCTAAAAATTTGGCAGTGCTCGAACAATCTTTTAATTTTGTGATTGAGAAGACATTCCGTTGTGTACCTCAAGAGTTACTGTACTTAAAAAACCGCAGTTACGGTCATGCTAACCTCTGCTTGGGTTGGAAAGCTTTGCAAAGTAACGATAAGGATTACAAGCGAGCAATTCAATTTAGTCACTCAGCTCTTGTATACTATCCACAGTTACGTTACTCTCGCGAGTACATCCGCTTGAGTTTGGCAGCAAGGGCATTGCAATTGTTTGGTAATAATGGCTATAGCAAATTACTAGAACTAGTGTATGCTTTGCGGCGCAAAATTTTAAGCGTGACGGCTATTCGTAGTTTCAAAATTTTTGATAAATCTACTTATTCTGTATAATTTCCCCCAATCCCAACTCCCAACTCCCCACTCCCTCAGATGATGCGTGATGTAATTCAACAGCAACCGCTAGCCACAAAGAATCAAGCAGAACCTGCGATCGCATTATTGCATTGTATGGATTTGATTGATGATTTTTTAGATCATATTGATATTTCTTTTGATA
This genomic interval from Scytonema hofmannii PCC 7110 contains the following:
- a CDS encoding serine acetyltransferase, whose translation is MNEFMKDILQDWQINQDTSLKSRLILLMFRIAQKLDYLPTPLSWISKFYAGIYLFIVDWILGVELPWDTQVGKKIKLHHARGLVINRETIIGNNCILRHSTTIGNKKLLDGSISGSPKIGNNVDIGANVVILGEITIGDNAVIGAGSVVVKDVPKNAVVAGNPAKIIRMQNKKLLVVS
- a CDS encoding glycosyltransferase family 2 protein yields the protein MPKISVVIPAYNSMQYLPETLESVLQQTFTDFEVLIINDGSSDNIIQWASEITDPRVKLISQKNQGVSVARNTGIAQSQGEYIAFLDADDLWEQTKLEKQVRYLDENPEVGLVHTSMALVDRNGKSTGRVMTSVAEGEVWKELVESNKIACSSVMVRRRCLEKVGGFEPNLHFAEDWDLWIRISSHYSFAVLKEPLYYYRQIPTSLSKNLAVLEQSFNFVIEKTFRCVPQELLYLKNRSYGHANLCLGWKALQSNDKDYKRAIQFSHSALVYYPQLRYSREYIRLSLAARALQLFGNNGYSKLLELVYALRRKILSVTAIRSFKIFDKSTYSV